One Pan paniscus chromosome 16, NHGRI_mPanPan1-v2.0_pri, whole genome shotgun sequence DNA segment encodes these proteins:
- the LINC02694 gene encoding putative uncharacterized protein encoded by LINC02694, with the protein MELQGAQEDLGISLSSPRRNHETRPGSKAKGRSSICLQASVWMAGGKLRLRASEHLTQGHQQELRDWNLGEDASLLFSKSPFGAGKLIQAPAHVFRQCWVQGNAWISCITKFDSKRSPEVASSPSYLTVPCRSPLPVFLRPSDRCVCGGCYLGKSTRRRACQSLLSDPLGVTFPTQTRP; encoded by the exons ATGGAGCTACAAGGGGCCCAAGAGGACCTGGGCATTTCCCTCTCTAGTCCCCGGAGGAACCATGAAACCAGGCCAGGAAGCAAGGCTAAAGGCAGGAGCAGCATCTGTCTCCAGGCGTCTGTTTGGATGGCT ggaggaaagctgaggctcagagcaaGTGAACATCTAACCCAGGGCCACCAACAAGAGCTCAGGGATTGGAATCTAGGAGAAGatgcttcccttctcttctccaagaGTCCTTTTGGGGCTGGCAAGTTGATACAAGCTCCAGCTCATGTCTTCAGACAATGCTGGGTCCAAGGAAATGCATGGATCTCCTGCATTACAAAGTTTGACTCCAAGAGAAGCCCAGAAGTGGCTTCCAGCCCCTCCTACCTAACTGTGCCCTGCCGTTCACCACTTCCTGTCTTCCTGCGACCCAGTGACAGATGTGTCTGTGGGGGCTGCTACTTGGGAAAGTCCACCAGGAGGAGAGCATGCCAATCTCTCCTCTCAGATCCTCTGGGGGTTACTTTCCCCACCCAAACTAGGCCTTGA